Proteins encoded within one genomic window of Couchioplanes caeruleus:
- the ligD gene encoding non-homologous end-joining DNA ligase yields the protein MAAEKEERDGVPLTNLDQELFPDARATKRDLVDYLDAVRDRMIPVLRDRPLSVVRVLRGQDKFVQKNLPKYTPEWVARTKVWAEASHREVLYALCNDRRTLLWFGNQRAVEYHPTLMTVADPDRPTHLIMDLDPPEGGAFDLAVRAARLVRQALADVGMDGAVKTSGAKGVHVFVPLDGGAATIDVAAATRAVAARAERLDPALATTAFIREDRHGKVFLDATRSGGASVVAAYSPRVRPGVPVSFPVAWDDLDDVTPADFTVHTVPGLLGDADPWAATMPRPQRLDPGLVEEGHTIPVARVAAMHEGKRRARARRSAG from the coding sequence ATGGCGGCCGAGAAGGAAGAACGCGACGGCGTACCCCTGACCAACCTGGATCAGGAGCTCTTCCCGGACGCCCGCGCGACCAAGCGTGATCTCGTCGACTACCTCGACGCGGTGCGGGACAGGATGATCCCGGTGCTGCGCGACCGGCCGCTGTCCGTGGTCCGGGTGCTGCGCGGCCAGGACAAATTCGTCCAGAAGAACCTGCCCAAGTACACGCCGGAGTGGGTGGCCCGCACCAAGGTCTGGGCCGAGGCGTCGCACCGCGAGGTCCTGTACGCCCTCTGCAACGACCGCCGCACCCTGCTCTGGTTCGGCAACCAGCGCGCGGTCGAATACCACCCCACCCTCATGACGGTCGCGGACCCGGACCGCCCGACGCACCTCATCATGGACCTCGACCCGCCGGAGGGCGGCGCCTTCGACCTCGCGGTACGGGCCGCCCGGCTGGTCCGGCAGGCCCTCGCCGACGTGGGCATGGACGGGGCGGTGAAGACCAGCGGCGCCAAGGGCGTCCACGTCTTCGTCCCGCTCGACGGCGGCGCCGCCACCATCGACGTGGCCGCGGCGACCCGGGCGGTGGCGGCCCGCGCCGAGCGGCTCGACCCCGCCCTGGCCACGACCGCGTTCATCCGCGAGGACCGGCACGGCAAGGTGTTCCTCGACGCGACGCGCTCCGGCGGCGCGAGCGTGGTCGCCGCGTACAGTCCGCGGGTGCGCCCCGGCGTGCCCGTGTCGTTCCCCGTGGCCTGGGACGACCTCGACGACGTGACACCCGCCGACTTCACCGTGCACACCGTGCCCGGCCTGCTTGGCGACGCCGACCCGTGGGCCGCGACGATGCCGCGGCCGCAGCGCCTCGACCCCGGCCTCGTCGAGGAGGGCCACACCATCCCGGTGGCCCGGGTCGCGGCGATGCACGAGGGCAAGCGGCGGGCGCGGGCGCGCCGGTCGGCGGGCTGA
- a CDS encoding exonuclease, whose amino-acid sequence MPTDLYISTDIEADGPIPGPYSMLSLGMATAATYDGTTFRRLEPDTFYRELQPISPGFVPEALAVSGLDRAALARTGAAPAVAMAENVAWLAELAGRHRARPVFVGYPLGFDWMFTYWYQVRFTGGSPFGHSGHVDMKTLFAFKARRPVRSVGKRSMPAELLSGRAHTHHALDDALEQAELFCSLVAWSGAAQ is encoded by the coding sequence GTGCCGACCGATCTGTACATCTCCACGGACATCGAGGCGGACGGCCCGATCCCCGGCCCGTACTCGATGCTGTCGCTGGGCATGGCCACGGCCGCGACGTACGACGGCACCACCTTCCGCCGCCTCGAACCCGACACCTTCTACCGGGAGCTGCAGCCGATCTCGCCCGGTTTCGTCCCCGAGGCCCTGGCGGTCTCCGGGCTGGACCGGGCGGCGCTGGCCCGCACAGGGGCCGCCCCGGCGGTGGCGATGGCGGAGAACGTGGCGTGGCTGGCGGAACTGGCCGGGCGGCACCGGGCCCGCCCGGTCTTCGTCGGCTATCCGCTCGGCTTCGACTGGATGTTCACATACTGGTACCAGGTGCGGTTCACCGGCGGCTCGCCCTTCGGCCACTCCGGCCACGTCGACATGAAGACGCTGTTCGCGTTCAAGGCGCGGCGGCCGGTGCGGTCGGTCGGCAAGCGATCGATGCCGGCGGAGCTGCTCAGCGGACGTGCGCACACGCATCATGCCCTCGACGACGCGCTCGAGCAGGCCGAGCTCTTCTGCAGCCTCGTCGCGTGGTCCGGCGCGGCGCAGTGA
- the rnhA gene encoding ribonuclease HI, translating to MTGSVTAVEIFTDGACVPNPGPGGWGAVLRWGTREKDLCGGEATPTTNNRMELMAPIRALESLTRAPLPVLLYTDSIYVRDGITKWLPRWKANGWLTSARQPVKNVDLWQRLDAAVRRHEVQWHWVKGHAGHPENERADRLAARGLQEALATR from the coding sequence ATGACGGGCTCGGTCACGGCGGTGGAGATCTTCACGGATGGAGCCTGCGTGCCGAATCCCGGGCCCGGCGGCTGGGGTGCCGTGCTGCGCTGGGGCACCCGGGAGAAGGATCTCTGCGGCGGGGAGGCCACGCCGACCACCAACAACCGGATGGAACTGATGGCGCCCATCCGCGCGCTCGAGAGCCTGACCCGTGCGCCGCTGCCAGTTCTGCTCTACACCGACAGCATCTACGTCCGGGACGGCATCACGAAGTGGCTCCCCCGGTGGAAGGCCAACGGCTGGCTGACCTCGGCCCGGCAGCCCGTGAAGAACGTCGACCTCTGGCAGCGCCTCGACGCGGCCGTGCGCCGCCACGAGGTGCAGTGGCACTGGGTGAAGGGCCACGCCGGCCACCCGGAGAACGAGCGCGCCGACCGCCTCGCCGCCCGCGGCCTCCAGGAAGCCCTGGCCACCCGCTGA